A window of the Clostridia bacterium genome harbors these coding sequences:
- a CDS encoding glycerol-3-phosphate responsive antiterminator produces MKQSIIQELELNPVIAAVRNKGQIDDAIESPAGVIFILKGNILELEDEIAKVKKNRKKVFIHLDLTEGIGKDAGGVKYMAKRIMPDGLISTHSHLLKLAKDEGLLTVQRMFLVDSSSIETGIKLINSSRPDFVEVMPGLVPEAVNIIRSRIYQPIIAGGMITTKKHIIDILKAGAIAASTSSQQLWHE; encoded by the coding sequence GTGAAACAATCGATTATTCAGGAACTGGAGTTAAATCCTGTTATAGCTGCCGTTAGAAACAAGGGGCAAATTGATGATGCTATAGAGTCGCCGGCAGGGGTTATATTTATACTCAAAGGGAACATATTAGAATTGGAAGATGAAATTGCCAAGGTTAAGAAGAATAGAAAAAAAGTTTTTATACATCTGGACTTAACCGAGGGCATAGGTAAGGATGCAGGCGGTGTAAAATATATGGCTAAAAGGATAATGCCGGATGGATTGATATCCACACATAGTCATCTCCTCAAACTAGCCAAAGATGAGGGATTATTGACAGTACAGAGGATGTTTTTAGTTGATTCTTCTTCAATAGAAACTGGAATAAAGCTTATAAATTCTTCTAGACCGGATTTTGTGGAGGTAATGCCAGGATTGGTTCCAGAGGCTGTAAACATAATAAGGTCCAGAATTTATCAGCCTATAATAGCCGGTGGTATGATAACTACAAAAAAACATATAATCGATATACTTAAGGCAGGTGCTATTGCAGCTTCTACCAGCAGTCAACAGTTGTGGCATGAATGA
- a CDS encoding DUF1667 domain-containing protein codes for MELVCILCPKGCNIEIEENIDQDFSISGFGCKRGKKYAIEELTCPQRLVTSSVFVQGGNYCTVSVKTKNPVDRSRIPDVLKELVNFIVKAPVSIGDVLITNVAGTGVDIIATREVSEKNPNQTYKSDSAS; via the coding sequence ATGGAATTAGTTTGCATACTATGTCCCAAGGGGTGTAATATAGAGATAGAGGAAAATATCGATCAGGACTTTAGTATATCAGGTTTTGGATGTAAAAGAGGTAAAAAGTACGCTATAGAAGAACTCACCTGTCCCCAAAGGCTGGTTACATCTTCAGTGTTTGTCCAAGGAGGGAATTATTGTACTGTATCTGTAAAAACCAAAAATCCCGTAGACAGGAGTAGAATCCCGGATGTTTTAAAGGAATTGGTAAACTTTATTGTGAAGGCACCTGTATCGATAGGGGATGTGCTTATCACAAATGTGGCGGGGACAGGGGTAGACATTATAGCAACACGAGAAGTATCTGAAAAAAATCCAAATCAAACTTATAAGTCCGATAGCGCCAGTTGA
- a CDS encoding NAD(P)/FAD-dependent oxidoreductase has translation MIYKEVDVAVVGGGPAGLEAAISCRDSGIKDVVILERDEHLGGILNQCIHNGFGLHWFGEELTGPEYAQKFVDQIQKSNIRYFLNTTVLEIKDDNSLMCINPDHGVFAIKPKAVILAMGCRERTRGALKIPGLRPAGIYTAGMAQKLVNLKGYLPGREVVILGSGDIGLIMARRLTWEGAKVKMVCEIMPYSTGLARNIRQCLTDYHIPLKFNHTVVDIHGHDRVTGVTVAKVDHKRQPIKDTERYIECDTLLLSVGLIPENELSQGAGIDIDTNTGGPIVDQYRHTSRPGIFACGNVLQVHDLVDYVSTEAKIAGQGAALYIKKGQHKNVNLKINPGEGIRCSVPHSITMLKPVDLYFRVDKVYTDGKIQLMNGDNILLSNEIIKAVPGEMQRITLNSDIIEQIDIYSDLELRIQQ, from the coding sequence ATTGGAGGCCGCCATTTCATGTAGAGACAGCGGTATAAAAGATGTGGTTATACTGGAAAGAGATGAGCATCTTGGGGGTATACTCAATCAATGCATTCATAATGGATTTGGGCTTCATTGGTTTGGAGAGGAGCTTACAGGCCCTGAATATGCTCAAAAATTTGTTGATCAGATACAAAAAAGTAATATAAGATATTTTTTAAATACAACGGTTCTAGAGATAAAGGATGATAACAGCTTGATGTGTATCAATCCCGATCATGGAGTTTTCGCTATAAAGCCTAAAGCAGTGATTTTAGCCATGGGTTGCAGAGAGAGAACTAGAGGTGCATTGAAGATTCCCGGATTAAGACCTGCAGGTATATATACTGCAGGCATGGCGCAAAAATTAGTAAATTTAAAGGGATATCTTCCGGGCAGGGAGGTAGTGATTCTCGGTTCAGGGGACATAGGGTTGATAATGGCTAGAAGACTTACATGGGAAGGTGCAAAGGTTAAGATGGTATGTGAGATAATGCCTTATTCTACAGGTCTTGCACGAAATATACGCCAATGCCTGACAGATTACCATATTCCCTTAAAATTTAACCATACTGTGGTAGATATTCATGGACATGATAGAGTGACCGGTGTTACTGTAGCTAAAGTAGACCATAAAAGGCAACCGATAAAAGATACTGAAAGGTATATAGAATGTGATACTTTGCTATTGTCTGTAGGTCTTATTCCGGAAAATGAACTGAGCCAGGGAGCAGGTATAGATATAGATACCAATACCGGAGGGCCTATAGTTGATCAATATAGGCATACAAGCAGACCGGGGATATTTGCATGTGGGAATGTTTTACAGGTACATGACCTTGTAGATTATGTGAGTACAGAAGCCAAGATAGCAGGCCAGGGGGCGGCGCTATATATAAAGAAGGGGCAACATAAAAATGTAAATTTAAAGATCAATCCCGGAGAGGGAATACGGTGTTCGGTGCCCCATAGCATTACCATGTTAAAGCCTGTTGATTTGTATTTCAGGGTGGATAAGGTGTATACAGATGGGAAAATTCAGTTGATGAATGGGGATAATATACTTTTGAGCAATGAAATTATAAAAGCTGTTCCCGGGGAAATGCAGAGGATAACGCTAAACAGCGATATCATTGAACAAATAGATATATATAGTGATTTAGAACTGCGTATACAACAGTGA